TTTAGTATGATGGTTAAGAGTAAAAGACTCGATCTGGTGCTCACTATGGATGTGCTCGATTGTGGTGGTAATAAAGTCCTGTGTATCAAGTAACTGTTTGAAAGGTTCCATAACATCCTGCTTTTCCTAAAATAATAGACCTCTAGTGTTGATGATCTGAGTGAGCTTGTAAAGTGTTATTCAGAGTGCATTGCAGCACTCTGAGACTAGCTTGGATGGTTGTTTCAGGTTATTTAGCGAGTGCAACTCAAGTTATCAATCAGGCGCACATCACCTAGGTAGGCGGCTGTCAACAAAGTGAGCTGTTTGTCTGAGTCTGTTGGCATTTTGAGCCTTGGTGTGAGCACACGAAAATATTCGGTTTTAAAGCCAGCTTGATTAAGAGTGTGCTTGGCTTGCTGCTCTACGTGCTCAATGCTTGCGCCTTCTTTTAATGCAGCTGCCGCTTGGCTGAGAGTTTGATAGATCAAAGGAGCCATTGCTGTTTGCTGTTGATTTAAGTGAGTATTCCGTGAGCTCATGGCAAGGCCACTACCTTCACGAACTGTCGGTGCACCTTCAACTTGAGTATAAAGGTTAAGGTCTTCGGCCATATTGCGCACGAGTGTAAGCTGATCGTAATCTTTTTCACCTAAAAATGCCTTATCGGCATGAATGATGCTGAACATTTTAGTCAGTACCGTCAGCACTCCGGTAAAGTGACCTGAACGAAAGTCTGATTCTAAGTGGTGGGTATCCGCAGCGATATTTGGACTTACTTGGGTCGTATTTTTAAAGCCTTGTGGGTAGATTTCTTGCTCGCTTGGCATAAATACGGCGTCTACTTGATTTTCTTCTAATAAAGCAAGATCAGCTTCAGGAGTTTTTGGATAGTTAAGATAGTCGTTCCAATCATTAAATTGCATGGGGTTCGTAAAAATATAAACAATTGTTTTATCCATGGTTTTTTGACTATGACGTACCAGGCTCATATGGCCATCATGCAAGCAGCCCATCGTAGGGATGAGGCCAACCGTTAGCCCCTGTTGTTGCCACGATGTGACTAACTCATTAATGTCTAGACTTTTTTGTTTTGATTTCCATAGGGATTTCCATAGAGTTTATTATTCGGGTGATTAAACTTTAATGTGTTTTTATATTATAAAGGTTCCAAATTAAGTAATAAATAAATACGTTCATTGTTGAATCAATGCGTTACTTTTTTGATCAATCAAAGACATATGTTTTTGACTAAAATCCGTTTCATGAACAGGAAATACTATAGCGGCTTAGCCGTGAGTGTCTTGATCTTCTTGGGGTGGGTTGTGCAGCCAATATTTGCTGCGAGTGCGAAGATTCATATTCATGCGCGAGTGATTCACGTGAGCGATAGTAGTCAGTTATTGCAAAAAAAATCAACAGTGAAGGCGTTAAACTCTAGCCAAGGTAGTTTCCAGCAAACCCATGTTCTGTCTCAAGCAGTAGTCAAAGTGAATGTAGATTTAGCCAGAAACAACGGTGTGCGGAATGTTGTTGTGATTAATCATTAGTATTGGTTTACTAAAAATTAACTTAAGGTTAATAAAAATATTTCATTTTGTTATTTTTTTAAGTTATCATTTAAGTGAGATAAACATTATATACAGGGTTTTAATGTGACTAATTTTACCAATTTAGAGAATTTAAAGGCGATCAATTACTCAGAAATGAGAATAAATGATGGTGCTGCATCAGATAAAGCAATTAGGCAGTTTGTTGGAAATTTAAATGATTTTTTCAATCAATTCAATCGGTTGGTTCCAACGGAAAAAGATGTTGTGAAGTATGAAAAAATCATGCAAGAAGTCACAAAGAAGATTAACAGCAGTGAATACGCTTATTTTTTGCAACAATATCAAAATGAGGGGTACGGTGAATCCGCAGGCTGTTTGGCTCAAACTAGCCAGTTGAAAGGGTTTGCTGAAATACCAGCTAGAATGCAGTATTGGGCGGCTAGTGGTTCGTGGGGTGGAAGCATTAGAAACCCATTTGAGCACAGAAAAGCAGTTGAGAGCTTACAAAAGTGGTCTGGTTTTGTAGCTAGAAAAGAGCACGCACAAAACGATTCTTTTCTATTTTTCCAATTAGGTTCTACTGGTATTGGTGCTATGGATCCTAAAGATGAGTTTGTTTTGTAGGCATACATAGCTAATATTATGATGTTTTTATTTATTAAAGTGACTTTATTTGTAAGGCTGTTTTTTGTTTTATAGTAGAAATTGAAAATAGAAAGAACTCTAGATTACTGAAAACTAAAGGCAGTAATAGATTACATCAAGAGCTGAGCTGGCAATAGCATAAAAATAATAGGAACTTAGTTAAGGTTTATTTTTTAGTGGCAGGCGTTATTAATTATACGTTATGCCTTTTAAGTATGTAAGGGAGCTATAAATAAGGGTATGGCTTAATTATATTACTGAGGCATTTGTTTCACTCTTTGACAGGTAAATAATCTGTATCGGTAATTTTTCAAGTGGTTATTGTTCTTGAAGTAGAAAATATTCTATACTGCTATGCTGGGTTACCTGCGAAGGTTTGGATAATGATTATTGAATAGGGAATAAACAGAGATGTTTAGGAAAAAGAGTTTACTTTGGCACTTTCAATTAATGCGCAAAATCGCTTTATCGTTATTGCTGATTATGCCGAGTTTGAGCCTGGCTCACTCCAAGGTTCCATGTTCGCTTGAGCGTAAATTAGCTAATATTCAACTGATTACGTTTGATCTATATGCTGCGCTTTCAGAGTCTGCTTCTTCTGTAACTAGAAATATTACATCCATTTTGAAAAGCAAGAAATTGACACCGGCACAAATTAAACAGTTTACTGATACTTGGTTTAGTAATTACTCTACAACGAAAAATTACAATGGTTATATTCAGAGTACAAGTGTTGCTAAAATGGTAGGAGTACAGCACTTTCAGCTGTTTGATATGATGCTAAAATCCACTTTGACTTATACGATACGTTCATTGAGTTTTACAAAGAATTTAAAGTTTAGTCAGAGTGATATTGCGAGTATGATGAATGCTTGGGATAAATTGACACCTTTGCCTGGTACGATCGGTGCTCTTAAGAAGTTACAACAGGCGGGCTATAAGTTAGCTATATTATCCAATGGCAGCCGGCAACGTATTCAAGATGTTATTAATAATGAGGGTTATCAGGGGATATTTAGTTACATTATATCATCAAGTTCGGTCAATCGTTTCAAACCTGATCCGAAAATATATGCAGAGGTTATGGAAAAAACCCATTTGAATAAAGATCAAATATTACATGTTGCCGGTGCAGGGTTTGATGCGATAGGTTCCCGAGCTTTTGGTTACTTAACTGCATGGAATAATGTTAATCATGTGGAGCTATTAAACTCATTGTTATCTAAGCGCTATGAGCCGAATATTGTTCTTGATAACCTTTCAGAATTGCCAGATATAATGGCACAAAGCCACCTTGCTTGCACGACAGGATAATTTTAGTTTAATATTTATGAAATCAAGGTGCCTCTTCTTCAAGCGAGAGCGCCTCTTGTATTTTTCATGCGTAAACTAAAATAATTAAAATCTTAGGATTGCTTTGCCCGCATGATTTACTCCTCGATCATCTTATTCAATAATGCTATTGAGATATTTTATTTATTTTGCTTGAATATAAAGCTGATAAAGACCAGATAAAACCAGCAGAGCATAGGGCTTAATATTGCTTTACTCTTATCACTCGTTACTTTCTTCAGCATGCATTTGACTTCATGGCTTTCTTAAAATTTTAGTATTACCTTGCGGTCTTATTTTTTGTAAGGAAAAATACAATAATTTTATTAAATTTATAAACATGTTAATATAATAAGCTCATTTTTCATTGATCTGAATATAACTTCATCTGTGCGCCAGCTGCTGTAGTGTCTGTGTTTATGCTCGCTGAATTCTGCTTTCTAATTGAGGTGCAGAGTGAGAAACCCTTATTTTTAATGTTGTGATAGCCCAAAGGATAAGCGTGTTTCCAACACACAGATAGCACATAATATTTTTGGAAAAATAGTGATCCTTCAAGCTAACTACTATACAGGCGATGTTAAATGAGATGATAAAGAGCTAAAGACCAGCAAGCGTATATTAGGAAAGCAATAGTATTTTTACGAGCGTCTATTTCAAGAATCATTACTTTTATTTTTTGTTAAAAAAATTAGCAGCTTTAATTGCAACACTTACTTTTATTCTATTATGAACCGTTACAAAAGTAATTGATGATTTTAATCAATTAAAAATAGTTGATTTTAATAAAGTGCTAATGTAGCATCGGCACTCTATTTATGAGATTAAAATTTATAGATATCCTTATTATGGTTATGGAGTGAGGGTTAACTGATGTAATTAATTTTGCTAATAACTTTTAATCCTTATTTGGTATTGTTTCTAAGTTAGCTTTATTTAGAACGGTTAGGGTGTCGATGTGCTTGTTGATAAATATAGCTTTTTCATCGATTTCTTTATTGAAGATTACTTGAAGCTCGGGGTAGAATGCTCAGGTTTTTGGGCCTTTGAACATTATTTAGAGAGGTCGCCTTTTAATTAACTTATTGATTTTATTTGTTTTAAAATTTAACTTGTTGGATGTTCTCTGTTTATAAAGCTTTTCGGAGCCATAACTAGATAATGTGATTTTAGGGTGCTAACACAAGTTTTAGAAATATTTTTTAATTGTGAGCTGGTGGTCGTTATGAAAATGTTATTGGATGAGAAAAAAGAGAAAGTNNNNNNNNNNNNNNNNNNNNNNNNNNNNNNNNNNNNNNNNNNNNNNNNNNNNNNNNNNNNNNNNNNNNNNNNNNNNNNNNNNNNNNNNNNNNNNNNNNNNNNNNNNNNNNNNNNNNNNNNNNNNNNNNNNNNNNNNNNNNNNNNNNNNNNNNNNNNNNNNNNNNNNNNNNNNNNNNNNNNNNNNNNNNNNNNNNNNNNNNNNNNNNNNNNNNNNNNNNNNNNNNNNNNNNNNNNNNNNNNNNNNNNNNNNNNNNNNNNNNNNNNNNNNNNNNNNNNNNNNNNNNNNNNNNNNNNNNNNNNNNNNNNNNNNNNNNNNNNNNNNNNNNNNNNNNNNNNNNNNNNNNNNNNNNNNNNNNNNNNNNNNNNNNNNNNNNNNNNNNNNNNNNNNNNNNNNNNNNNNNNNNNNNNNNNNNNNNNNNNNNNNNNNNNNNNNNNNNNNNNNNNNNNNNNNNNNNNNNNNNNNNNNNNNNNNNNNNNNNNNNNNNNNNNNNNNNNNNNNNNNNNNNNNNNNNNNNNNNNNNNNNNNNNNNNNNNNNNNNNNNNNNNNNNNNNNNNNNNNNNNNNNNNNNNNNNNNNNNNNNNNNNNNNNNNNNNNNNNNNNNNNNNNNNNNNNNNNNNNNNNNNNNNNNNNNNNNNNNNNNNNNNNNNNNNNNNNNNNNNNNNNNNNNNNNNNNNNNNNNNNNNNNNNNNNNNNNNNNNNNNNNNNNNNNNNNNNNNNNNNNNNNNNNNNNNNNNNNNNNNNNNNNNNNNNNNNNNNNNNNNNNNNNNNNNNNNNNNNNNNNNNNNNNNNNNNNNNNNNNNNNNNNNNNNNNNNNNNNNNNNNNNNNNNNNNNNNNNNNNNNNNNNNNNNNNNNNNNNNNNNNNNNNNNNNNNNNNNNNNNNNNNNNNNNNNNNNNNNNNNNNNNNNNNNNNNNNNNNNNNNNNNNNNNNNNNNNNNNNNNNNNNNNNNNNNNNNNNNGTGAGTTTGAGTGGTCGGTTAGACGCAAAAACTGCAGCTGAGTTTGAAAAGAAGATTCAGTCTGACTTGGTGCCTCTTAAGAAAAATGTTTTTTTAGACTGCCAGGGGCTTGAATATGTTAGTAGCGCAGGTTTGAGTGGATTAATATTGCTTGCTAAGACACTGAAATCTGACGAATGTACGCTGGCCTTGTCAAACATTCAACCGATGGTGAATGACATTTTGCATGTTACAGGACTCATTGGAAAGGTCTTTACGGTTCAGCCTTGATAACATTTGAATTAAGCCAATCATCAGATCGTATGCAAGTGATTGTTGATTCGCTGGCACCATTAAGATCAAGTTTGTCGCTCGAGCTGGGGGCAAAGTTGAATTTAGTCGTTGAAGAAATTATTGAAAATGTTTTTGATAATAATGATCATGACGGTTTGTACGTGAAAGTGACTATTGACTTTATTGACGGGGATCAAAAACAGGCGTTAATTACATTTTGTGATAATGGGAATGCATTTGATTTAACTGAGCAGCAACTTGAAAGCGTGCCCAATCCCGACAGGTTGCGGGGACGTGGCATTTACCTGGTTAAGCATTATACAAACAGTATTAGCTATGAAAGAGATCAAGATTTAAATTTACTTAAGGTTGGAGTGCTGATTATATCTCTTGGTTTTGAAGAGGAGTCTTCCAAAACGCTGGAAAAAATTGTTTCTTTATTGGGGAGGCCGCATACTCATAGCACTGGAGATGATGCAGTATGGCATATTAAACAAGGCGGCTCAAAAGGTAATGAGGCATTAGCGCGCTCTCACAAATTAAGTGAGTTTGTTTTGCATACTGATTGTTCCTATGAGAAGCAAATTCCAGATTTCTTTGGTTTGCATTGTATTAGGCATGATCGCTTCGGCGGGGGCAAAAACCTTCTTGTTGATTGTTCAACGTTGATTCAGCACTTAACACCAGAGTCATTTGAGGCGCTGCAAAATGACCCTGTTGAAATTGTTGTACCTCCAGAGTTTAAGCGTGATATAGAGTCAATTAGCGCACGTGTCATTGATAAGAATTTTAATGTGAGATACCGCAAAGAAATATTAAAAAAAGAAACTCTTACCCCAGCGCTGCAATCTGCTTTAGAGGAATTTGAAAGATTGTGTCACTCACCTGTTTTAAATAGAAAATTAGAGCTGAAAGACAACCAGATACTTTTACTTGATAATAACACAAGTTTCGCACTTTTAGGCTAAGTTGTTAAAATTGCTCTCATCGATCGGCTAATACCACTTTTAATGACATCCCAGTCTTGTTGATAAAAACTGATTTTTTCATTCACTTTACGCAGGTATTTATCAATCCACGTTGAAATCGCTAAACCAATGTGATTTCTTTGTGCCCGGCCAGTGCGAGCCTGACAACACTCAATACCACACGTTTGCTTCAATTCACGGTGATAGACTTCGGCACCANNNNNNNNNNNNNNNNNNNNNNNNNNNNNNNNNNNNNNNNNNNNNNNNNNNNNNNNNNNNNNNNNNNNNNNNNNNNNNNNNNNNNNNNNNNNNNNNNNNNNNNNNNNNNNNNNNNNNNNNNNNNNNNNNNNNNNNNNNNNNNNNNNNNNNNNNNNNNNNNNNNNNNNNNNNNNNNNNNNNNNNNNNNNNNNNNNNNNNNNNNNNNNNNNNNNNNNNNNNNNNNNNNNNNNNNNNNNNNNNNNNNNNNNNNNNNNNNNNNNNNNNNNNNNNNNNNNNNNNNNNNNNNNNNNNNNNNNNNNNNNNNNNNNNNNNNNNNNNNNNNNNNNNNNNNNNNNNNNNNNNNNNNNNNNNNNNNNNNNNNNNNNNNNNNNNNNNNNNNNNNNNNNNNNNNNNNNNNNNNNNNNNNNNNNNNNNNNNNNNNNNNNNNNNNNNNNNNNNNNNNNNNNNNNNNNNNNNNNNNNNNNNNNNNNNNNNNNNNNNNNNNNNNNNNNNNNNNNNNNNNNNNNNNNNNNNNNNNNNNNNNNNNNNNNNNNNNNNNNNNNNNNNNNNNNNNNNNNNNNNNNNNNNNNNNNNNNNNNNNNNNNNNNNNNNNNNNNNNNNNNNNNNNNNNNNNNNNNNNNNNNNNNNNNNNNNNNNNNNNNNNNNNNNNNNNNNNNNNNNNNNNNNNNNNNNNNNNNNNNNNNNNNNNNNNNNNNNNNNNNNNNNNNNNNNNNNNNNNNNNNNNNNNNNNNNNNNNNNNNNNNNNNNNNNNNNNNNNNNNNNNNNNNNNNNNNNNNNNNNNNNNNNNNNNNNNNNNNNNNNNNNNNNNNNNNNNNNNNNNNNNNNNNNNNNNNNNNNNNNNNNNNNNNNNNNNNNNNNNNNNNNNNNNNNNNNNNNNNNNNNNNNNNNNNNNNNNNNNNNNNNNNNNNNNNNNNNNNNNNNNNNNNNNNNNNNNNNNNNNNNNNNNNNNNNNNNNNNNNNNNNNNNNNNNNNNNNNNNNNNNNNNNNNNNNNNNNNNNNNNNNNNNNNNNNNNNNNNNNNNNNNNNNNNNNNNNNNNNNNNNNNNNNNNNNNNNNNNNNNNNNNNNNNNNNNNNNNNNNNNNNNNNNNNNNNNNNNNNNNNNNNNNNNNNNNNNNNNNNNNNNNNNNNNNNNNNNNNNNNNNNNNNNNNNNNNNNNNNNNNNNNNNNNNNNNNNNNNNNNNNNNNNNNNNNNNNNNNNNNNNNNNNNNNNNNNNNNNNNNNNNNNNNNNNNNNNNNNNNNNNNNNNNNNNNNNNNNNNNNNNNNNNNNNNNNNNNNNNNNNNNNNNNNNNNNNNNNNNNNNNNNNNNNNNNNNNNNNNNNNNNNNNNNNNNNNNNNNNNNNNNNNNNNNNNNNNNNNNNNNNNNNNNNNNNNNNNNNNNNNNNNNNNNNNNNNNNNNNNNNNNNNNNNNNNNNNNNNNNNNNNNNNNNNNNNNNNNNNNNNNNNNNNNNNNNNNNNNNNNNNNNNNNNNNNNNNNNNNNNNNNNNNNNNNNNNNNNNNNNNNNNNNNNNNNNNNNNNNNNNNNNNNNNNNNNNNNNNNNNNNNNNNNNNNNNNNNNNNNNNNNNNNNNNNNNNNNNNNNNNNNNNNNNNNNNNNNNNNNNNNNNNNNNNNNNNNNNNNNNNNNNNNNNNNNNNNNNNNNNNNNNGAATAAAAGATATTTGCATGCCAGAACAACAATTAAAGATAAAGACAGACACTTAATGAGAATTAGGTTTTTCACTGATTTTGATAAATTCTCAGATTGATTAATAGAAGCATAAAATATAAAAATTAATTGGTGGTTAGATATGAAACACTTAGTACCTAATTATGCGGATTCAGTAAAATATACTTTAGACTACGAAAATTTTATTTCGAAGCTCTCAAGTAAAATGGACTTGGAGCACTATGGTACACGATTTAGCCCTTATCTTCTTGATGTGCCTAAGTCTATTCTAGGCCAAGCCGAAACAGTGCACCCAGTTTTGATTAAAGCAATTAATAAAATTGTTGATAATTATCTCTTGGATGAAAATTTGAAGGAGGCTTTAAAGTTAGATGATCGTCAATTATTACTTGTTAAGCTAGCAAGCAAAACATCATATAAAATATTTTCTATTCGTCCAGATTTTTTAATTTCTGAGAACAATGAAATTAAGTTATGTGAAATTAATGCTAGATTCACAATTAATGGTTTTATGGGAGCTTATTATACCTATTTGCAAACAAAAGAAGATTATCCTCAGGACTCGGGTATAGAAGATATTTTGGGCAAACTTGTTGATAGTTATACTTCTAGGTTTGATTTGTCTAAACCACTATTTTTGATGCGAGAAAAAGAAAAAGGATATGATTTAAATCTATTAAAAGGTTATTTAATAAGCAAGGGTGTTGAAGTTGTTGATATTAAGCCTAGAGATTTAAATTTTCTGATGAAAAATTGGTTGCTCAAGGAGTAGAATGCGAACAGTTAATTATGGAGCTACATCAGGATGAATTAGAAAATATTTCTTATGATGTTCTAGAACATATTATTCTAAATGTGAATTATGTGAATGATGTTAGGACAATTCTTATCACGCATGATAAAAGATTGTTCTCTATATTATCCAGTTCAGAGGTTATGAGTAAATATCTTTCTAGCGAAGAAGTAGCGACTTTAAAAAGGCATATAATTGAAACTTATTCATTAAGCCAAATTAAAGATAAAGTTCTTAATAATAAAGGTGCTTGGGTTTTAAAAAAATGCTTGAGTGGCAAAGGCGAAGGGATGTACATTGGTGCAGAAGCGCCTTTAGAAAAAATTGCCACTGTGGCGGATAGTCAGGCAGCTCAGTACATCGCTCAGCCATTTTTAGCGCAAAAGAAAATAGACATATTTATTGACGGTGAATATAGATCTTGTAATGCTGTAGGGATGATTTTAAGCTTAAATGGTGTTTATCAGGGTTCTGGTTTTTTTCGAGTCTCTCCAAGTAGCATTATCGCTGTTTCTCGTGGAGGCTGTATCGTTGTCCCATCATTTAGGTAAAATATCTAGCGGTGTTTCAAAGATAGCGTCTGCTATCTTTTTTGTTAATGTATTTGCCTATGGACGGGTTTTTTTTGCAACAATACTTGCGACACGGATATCTCATGAAGCAGTAGTTGCTCTATCATTTTCTATGTCAGTTATGACGGTAGCCAATATGATAATTTTTGGCATACTGAGTATTATCGGTATGGATATCGCGAAGGCAAAAGATGCAGGATCCTATCAAAGCTATATTGCAAAATATTTTAAAATCAGCGGGCTGATTTGCGTTATTGTGTTACTGCTTGCAATGCTTTTTGCACTGCTAACTTACGGCCATGTTAGTTTGTTGGCAACAGAGTTTATACTGGTGTATGCTGTGGGGTTTATCCCTTTTATCTTTTCTAGTGCATTGAGATATATCCTATTAGCAAGAACTTATAGTAAGATTATTAAAATCACTAATATTATAACGTTTATTATTTGTGTCGTGGTGACACTGCTATGTTATTACTTATTTGAAAATACATCAATAGTGAGCTTTGCATTCGGTTGTATTATAGGGTTTTTATATAATTTACTGCACCTAGTCCATTTCTCACTAAAGAAAGAAGTTATTAGTTTTTCCTTTTTAAGAGATGTAAAATCTACAAGATGGATGGAGTGCTTGCGGTTCATTTTTGAAGGCTGTAAAGTCTCTTTAGTCTATGCCTCTGACTCTATCGTTTGTGCCATTATTATTATGCTAACCTTGAGTTATGGTGAAAGTTATGTTGTTGCGGTTCAAGTTGCTTTGCAATTGTTTTTATTTGCATCATTTTGGATTACAGGATTTGCTAATGGTGTGATGATTGAGTTGCCAAAGTATGGTTCTATTCGACAGTCTAAGAAAGCTTTGAAAGTGGTTTTAAGTTATATATTTAAAAAAGCAGTAATCTACTGGCTATCGATTGCGGTAATATTATTTTTGTTTTCTGGAGTAATATTAAAGTATATATTTAATTTGCATGGCTTGTCGTATGAAATTGCCCATATCGAAATTCATATGGTTATCGTATTGGTTCTATTTGATTTTATTCGTCAGTCATTATTTTATATATTAAGGCTGTTAAACCAAGTTGTAAGCGCGGTATTTTTTTCTTATTTAATCTTCGCTTTTTCTATAATCTTAATGTTGTCATTAAAGTACTTTGAAAAGGCACCTGCTGCTTTTTTGGCATTATATGTTATTTCATGTATTGTAATATCAATCTTATATCTAAAAAAAATTATTAATTTCCGGTATGCTAGGAGATAGTTATGACACTTACGTGGTTGAATGAGAATGAATTTTATCAAACAATGGTTGGGAAAAAGGTAAATTCATTGGATGATTGCCCAATACTTTCTAAAGAAAATTATGAGGCTGCAATTGAATCACTGAACGAAAAAATATAGCTATACGGAAGGGTTCTGGAGCTCTGTTTATTGGTCGTTAACAGGAGGATCAACCTCATCGCAGTCAAAAAATATGTATTTCCCTTATGATATTAATGAGAATTTTTTACAAAGACAATATATCTCAGAAAGCCTTAAAGAAATTGGAATATTTACCAATCAAGATGTAATGATAAATTTGTTTACAGGTCAAAATGCTTATCGTGGATTGGAGTTATTTAATGACTTATCTGCACGCGCAGGAGTGACTAGTTTGCCTATTGGGGATAGGTGCAATGATGAATTGTTACATAAGTTTGTTACTGACTTTTTTCCGACAATAATTGCTGGCTCTCCTTCTAGAATATCTAAATATGCAGATTACTGTTTAGAGAGTGGCTTTGATATTCACTTTGATCAGGTTATGTATGCGACAAGTTCACTATACCCTGCTCAAAAAGAAAAAATAGAGAAAGCTTTTGGTGTGCAGAGAGTTACTTCAATTTATGGTTCTGCTGAAACGGGTCCATGGGCT
This genomic stretch from Piscirickettsia litoralis harbors:
- the panC gene encoding pantoate--beta-alanine ligase, whose protein sequence is MNELVTSWQQQGLTVGLIPTMGCLHDGHMSLVRHSQKTMDKTIVYIFTNPMQFNDWNDYLNYPKTPEADLALLEENQVDAVFMPSEQEIYPQGFKNTTQVSPNIAADTHHLESDFRSGHFTGVLTVLTKMFSIIHADKAFLGEKDYDQLTLVRNMAEDLNLYTQVEGAPTVREGSGLAMSSRNTHLNQQQTAMAPLIYQTLSQAAAALKEGASIEHVEQQAKHTLNQAGFKTEYFRVLTPRLKMPTDSDKQLTLLTAAYLGDVRLIDNLSCTR
- a CDS encoding STAS domain-containing protein; this encodes VSLSGRLDAKTAAEFEKKIQSDLVPLKKNVFLDCQGLEYVSSAGLSGLILLAKTLKSDECTLALSNIQPMVNDILHVTGLIGKVFTVQP
- a CDS encoding TauD/TfdA family dioxygenase, whose protein sequence is MITFELSQSSDRMQVIVDSLAPLRSSLSLELGAKLNLVVEEIIENVFDNNDHDGLYVKVTIDFIDGDQKQALITFCDNGNAFDLTEQQLESVPNPDRLRGRGIYLVKHYTNSISYERDQDLNLLKVGVLIISLGFEEESSKTLEKIVSLLGRPHTHSTGDDAVWHIKQGGSKGNEALARSHKLSEFVLHTDCSYEKQIPDFFGLHCIRHDRFGGGKNLLVDCSTLIQHLTPESFEALQNDPVEIVVPPEFKRDIESISARVIDKNFNVRYRKEILKKETLTPALQSALEEFERLCHSPVLNRKLELKDNQILLLDNNTSFALLG
- a CDS encoding HAD-IA family hydrolase; translation: MFRKKSLLWHFQLMRKIALSLLLIMPSLSLAHSKVPCSLERKLANIQLITFDLYAALSESASSVTRNITSILKSKKLTPAQIKQFTDTWFSNYSTTKNYNGYIQSTSVAKMVGVQHFQLFDMMLKSTLTYTIRSLSFTKNLKFSQSDIASMMNAWDKLTPLPGTIGALKKLQQAGYKLAILSNGSRQRIQDVINNEGYQGIFSYIISSSSVNRFKPDPKIYAEVMEKTHLNKDQILHVAGAGFDAIGSRAFGYLTAWNNVNHVELLNSLLSKRYEPNIVLDNLSELPDIMAQSHLACTTG